A genomic window from Micromonospora sp. WMMA1947 includes:
- a CDS encoding GNAT family N-acetyltransferase: MSEIEIRERRFDAPESQALIRAALADLGARYGGSGDETPVDAAEFTPPEGVFLVAYLDGRPVGCGGWRSHGEDGDTAELKRMYTDPAARGRGVARAVLGAVERSARDHGRKRIVLECGDKQPEAIAMYTSAGYELIPNFGFYKDAPGCLSFGRTL; this comes from the coding sequence GTGAGCGAGATCGAGATCCGGGAGCGGCGCTTCGACGCGCCCGAGTCGCAGGCGCTGATCCGGGCGGCGCTGGCCGACCTCGGCGCCCGGTACGGCGGCAGCGGCGACGAGACCCCCGTCGACGCGGCCGAGTTCACCCCGCCGGAGGGCGTGTTCCTCGTCGCCTACCTGGACGGGCGTCCGGTGGGCTGCGGCGGCTGGCGCAGTCACGGCGAGGACGGCGACACGGCCGAGCTGAAGCGGATGTACACCGACCCGGCGGCCCGGGGCCGGGGCGTGGCCCGCGCGGTGCTCGGCGCGGTCGAGCGGTCCGCCCGCGACCACGGCCGCAAGCGGATCGTGCTGGAGTGCGGCGACAAGCAACCCGAGGCGATCGCCATGTACACCTCGGCGGGCTACGAGCTGATCCCGAACTTCGGCTTCTACAAGGACGCCCCGGGCTGCCTGTCGTTCGGCCGTACCCTCTAG
- a CDS encoding ATP-grasp domain-containing protein, which produces MDLDLGREQLVVVGASFGSLSWFDQHLPAGTVVLVEEPDVIARRGLARFAERLPMIGRLVAAEYQTGFDPDDLLAREPALADARLVLPGLEYAVGAAARLAERLGLPGAGAEAADVFSDKHRMRLLADRIGLANPAYELVDDPARAMEFAQAHGGRCVLKPTRRSGSLGVQLITDPAEVPARWAASAAPPDPDEATERGLPTGVLVEELLVGSEHSVELLVAEGDVVFANVTDKRIAGGRYPVETGHTVPSALPADARDALRAAAVRLAEASGFRSGVLHSEWILADGVPTLVECAARMPGDMIPALISIAYEREFIEAYLRILRGERPALPARATGAAAVEFLIAPPGRVTAVDGRRDALRAPGVLDVQVETKVGQTVPELLSSAHRSGHLMAWGATPDEAADAARRAAGAIRISVG; this is translated from the coding sequence CGACCAGCACCTGCCGGCCGGCACCGTGGTGCTCGTCGAGGAGCCGGACGTGATCGCCCGCCGCGGCCTGGCCCGGTTCGCCGAGCGGCTGCCGATGATCGGGCGCCTCGTCGCCGCCGAGTACCAGACCGGCTTCGACCCCGACGACCTGCTCGCCCGCGAGCCCGCCCTGGCCGACGCCCGGCTGGTCCTGCCCGGCCTGGAGTACGCGGTCGGGGCCGCCGCCCGGCTCGCCGAACGGCTCGGGCTGCCCGGCGCCGGCGCGGAGGCCGCGGACGTCTTCTCCGACAAGCACCGGATGCGGCTGCTCGCCGACCGGATCGGGCTGGCCAACCCCGCCTACGAGCTGGTCGACGACCCGGCGCGGGCGATGGAGTTCGCGCAGGCGCACGGCGGCCGGTGCGTGCTCAAGCCCACCCGCCGCTCCGGCAGCCTGGGCGTGCAGCTGATCACCGACCCGGCCGAGGTGCCGGCCCGCTGGGCGGCCAGCGCCGCCCCGCCCGACCCGGACGAGGCCACCGAGCGCGGCCTGCCCACCGGTGTGCTGGTCGAGGAACTGCTCGTCGGCTCCGAGCACAGCGTGGAGCTGCTCGTGGCCGAGGGCGACGTGGTCTTCGCCAACGTCACGGACAAGCGGATCGCCGGCGGGCGCTACCCGGTCGAGACCGGCCACACCGTGCCGTCCGCGCTGCCCGCCGACGCGCGTGACGCGCTGCGCGCCGCCGCGGTACGCCTCGCCGAGGCGTCCGGCTTCCGGAGCGGCGTGCTGCACAGCGAGTGGATCCTCGCCGACGGGGTGCCGACGCTGGTGGAGTGCGCGGCCCGGATGCCGGGCGACATGATCCCGGCGCTCATCTCGATCGCCTACGAGCGGGAGTTCATCGAGGCGTACCTGCGGATCCTGCGCGGTGAACGCCCGGCGCTGCCGGCGCGGGCGACCGGCGCGGCGGCGGTCGAGTTCCTGATCGCGCCGCCCGGCCGGGTCACCGCCGTGGACGGCAGGCGCGACGCGCTGCGCGCGCCGGGCGTGCTCGACGTGCAGGTGGAGACGAAGGTCGGTCAGACAGTGCCGGAGCTGCTCTCCTCGGCGCACCGCAGCGGGCACCTGATGGCCTGGGGCGCGACCCCGGACGAGGCGGCGGACGCCGCGCGTCGCGCCGCCGGGGCGATCCGCATCTCGGTGGGCTAG